The following coding sequences lie in one Terriglobia bacterium genomic window:
- a CDS encoding HigA family addiction module antidote protein, with product MPMKNPPHPGDFIRTEIIRPAGLTVTAVARALRVSRPALSSLLNGKADLSGNMALRLEKAFGVKMDTLMRMQVSYDIAQTRKREKQVRVHRIHRATPVHA from the coding sequence ATGCCCATGAAGAACCCGCCGCATCCCGGAGATTTCATCCGGACGGAAATCATCCGGCCTGCGGGGCTGACGGTAACGGCCGTGGCTAGAGCGCTCCGGGTTTCCCGGCCCGCATTGTCCAGCCTTTTGAACGGCAAGGCAGACCTTTCGGGCAACATGGCGCTGCGCTTGGAGAAAGCTTTCGGAGTGAAGATGGACACGCTGATGCGGATGCAGGTCTCCTACGACATCGCCCAAACCCGTAAGCGGGAGAAGCAAGTCCGTGTACACCGGATCCACCGGGCAACTCCCGTTCACGCGTGA